One genomic segment of Hordeum vulgare subsp. vulgare chromosome 2H, MorexV3_pseudomolecules_assembly, whole genome shotgun sequence includes these proteins:
- the LOC123427323 gene encoding E3 ubiquitin-protein ligase RMA1H1-like, whose translation MEGGGMDQVCMAAMTNQPSVSDNKLMKNISGEMPATATAGSGSFDCNICLDFAADPVVTLCGHLYCWPCIYEWLRPSVVSATSGNSTSARQQCPVCKAALSADSLVPLYGRGGSSKKSLDGTAIPRRPTVHRENVAQQHAQTSIDDLHHQNMEPSPPLRPLRHAHHHHHPGATEFDFVYPPSPMGRGLIHSTAGGVLGGMAEAVLPWAFRGQVPPSMYYTSPYAVADHTVGPRLRRQQMEVERSLHQIWFFLFVFVVLCLLLF comes from the coding sequence ATGGAAGGTGGGGGAATGGACCAGGTTTGCATGGCTGCCATGACCAACCAACCTTCAGTATCTGATAACAAGCTGATGAAGAACATCAGCGGGGAGATGCCTGCAACAGCAACTGCTGGAAGCGGCTCCTTTGACTGCAACATCTGCCTCGACTTCGCTGCAGATCCGGTCGTTACCCTTTGTGGCCATCTCTACTGCTGGCCTTGCATCTACGAGTGGCTGCGGCCATCGGTGGTATCAGCTACCAGCGGCAACAGCACTTCAGCAAGGCAGCAGTGCCCCGTGTGCAAGGCCGCACTATCTGCTGACAGCCTTGTGCCACTCTATGGCCGTGGTGGTAGCTCAAAGAAATCATTGGATGGTACGGCCATTCCTAGACGGCCAACGGTGCACCGGGAGAATGTTGCGCAGCAGCACGCGCAGACCAGCATCGATGACCTGCACCACCAGAACATGGAGCCCAGCCCTCCGCTCCGGCCACTGCGGCatgcacaccaccaccaccaccctggtgccaccgagttcgacTTTGTGTACCCTCCTTCACCAATGGGGCGTGGCTTGATCCATTCCACGGCTGGAGGGGTGCTAGGAGGGATGGCGGAGGCGGTGCTTCCGTGGGCGTTTCGTGGGCAGGTGCCGCCGAGCATGTACTACACAAGCCCCTACGCTGTCGCGGACCACACTGTGGGTCCCCGGCTAAGGAGGCAGCAGATGGAGGTGGAGAGGTCCCTGCACCAGATCTGGTTCTTCCTCTTTGTGTTTGTGGTGTTGTGTCTGCTCTTGTTCTGA
- the LOC123427326 gene encoding thioredoxin M2, chloroplastic-like, producing the protein MTPPTHASSKQEEPASHPRLPFHPSSPTAPLPPASQQTRSSPCFRNSPPVPIPTSTSTATAMASVAASSSPLAAASLAVSRRPHHALPPARGPRPQAQAQALRAVSGPAGSRRWGVRRGASVVRAVQGQDTTIQVPDVTKATWQSLVIESEIPVLVEFWASWCGPCKMIDPVIGKLSKEYEGKLKCYKLNTDENPDIASQYGVRSIPTMMIFKNGEKKDAVIGAVPESTLITCIEKFTER; encoded by the exons ATGACACCACCAACACACGCGAGCAGCAAACAAGAAGAGCCAGCCAGCCACCCCCGCCTCCCTTTCCATCCGTCGTCCCCAACCGCCCCCCTCCCTCCCGCATCACAACAAACGCGCTCTTCTCCGTGCTTCCGGAACTCTCCCCCCGTCCCCatccccacctccacctccaccgccaccgccatggcctccgtcgccgcctcctcctcgcccctcgccgccgcctcgcTCGCGGTTTCTCGGCGCCCGCACCACGCGCTCCCGCCCGCCCGCGGCCCGCGTCCCCAGGCCCAGGCCCAGGCCCTCCGCGCGGTCTCAGGCCCCGCCGGGAGCCGCCGGTGGGGCGTCCGCCGCGGCGCGTCCGTGGTGCGCGCGGTCCAGGGCCAGGACACCACCATCCAAG TTCCTGATGTCACGAAGGCAACATGGCAGTCGCTTGTTATAGAGAGCGAGATTCCTGTTCTTGTTGAATTCTGGGCTTCATGGTGTGGACCTTGCAAAATGATTGATCCAGTTATCGGTAAGCTGTCAAAGGAGTATGAAGGGAAGCTGAAATGCTACAAGCTCAACACCGATGAGAACCCAGACATAGCAAGCCAGTATGGCGTCCGGAGCATCCcaaccatgatgatcttcaagaacGGGGAGAAAAAGGACGCGGTGATCGGAGCAGTGCCTGAAAGCACGCTGATCACATGCATCGAGAAGTTCACTGAGAGGTAA